One window of the Hoplias malabaricus isolate fHopMal1 chromosome Y, fHopMal1.hap1, whole genome shotgun sequence genome contains the following:
- the LOC136678543 gene encoding polymeric immunoglobulin receptor-like: KTLRNVAVKSGGSLTIPCFYDEQYKSNPKFWCKGKYWRICGVVAYANTSGRTSVTDYPTQNMFTLELNSLQDSDSGYYWCAVEIGDKWTVDDSDYLYLTVSADPAVSVINSRVSGQEGGSVSVQCLYRTDYKNQQKQWCRFRDWRCLTSQNSAVQISDDGRGAVSVEMSGLKKSDAGWYWFSAGEVGVTVHLTVAERPTTKTAVATISSTVKTSISETRSEANQTETTERSSNSAIYTNTTGEDADMCTAVSKKKKTLSEVTLGTDVIYGNVATDATNEPLSPDAGGDEMLYGNILPK; this comes from the exons aagacactgaggaatgtagctgtaaaaagtggaggatctctcaccattccatgtttttatgatgaacaatacaaatcaaaccctaaattCTGGTGTAAGGGGAAGTACTGGCGCATCTGCGGAGTAGTAGCCTATGCAAACACAAGTGGAAGAACGtcagtcactgattatccgacccagaatatgtttactctggaactcaacagtctccaagactctgactctggatattattggtgcgctgtggaaattggagataaatggacagtaGATGACAGTGATTATTTGTACCTgacggtcagtgcag atcctgctgtgtctgtgataaacagcagagtgagtggtcaggaagggggcagtgtcagtgtccagtgtctctacagaactgattataagaatCAACAGAAAcagtggtgcagatttagagactggcgctgcttaacatcccagaattcagcagtgcagatcagtgatgatgggagaggagcggtcagtgtggagatgagtggactgaagaagagtgatgctggctggtactggttcagtgcaggagaagtgggagttactgttcacctcactgtcgctgaaagacctacaa CAAAAACAGCTGTGGCTACAATATCCTCAACTGTGAAAACCAGCATCAGTGAGACCCGATCAG AAGCAAATCAAACAGAGACCACAGAGAGGAGCAGTAACTCAGCAATTTACACA AACACTACAGGTGAAGATGCAGAtatgtgcactgctgtgtctaagaAAAAGAAG ACTTTGTCCGAAGTGACTCTGGGAACTGATGTGATCTACGGCAATGTAGCCACTGATGCCACGAATGAACCT CTCTCACCAGATGCTGGAGGTGATGAAATGCTGTACGGCAATATTTTGCCCAAATAA